The Flavobacterium sp. IMCC34852 genome contains the following window.
TTCAAAAGAATATTTTCATCTGAGAAAAAGGAATCCTTAGACAAAGGTTTAGAACAAACCAAAACGTCTTTCTTTTCCAAACTAACCAAAGCCGTAGCCGGAAAATCTAAAGTAGATGATGAGGTTTTAGACAATTTGGAAGAAGTATTAGTGTCTTCTGATGTCGGCGTGAATACAACCCTTAAAATCATCGAAAGAATCGAAGAGCGCGTCTCTCGTGATAAATACCTTGGGACAGAAGAATTAAACTTAATTCTAAGAGAAGAAATTGCGGGTTTACTTTCGGAAACCAAATCAGGAGAAGAAAGCGAGTTCACCATTCCTGCCAACAAAAAACCTTATGTTTTAATGGTGGTTGGTGTAAATGGTGTCGGCAAAACTACCACCATCGGAAAATTAGCCCACCAATTCAATAAAGCCGGTTATAAAGTAGTACTCGGTGCTGCCGATACTTTCCGTGCCGCAGCGATTGACCAATTGCAAATTTGGGCCGATAGAGTAGGCGTGCCATTAGTAAAACAACAAATGGGAAGTGATCCTGCTTCTGTGGCTTTTGATACGCTTCAAAGTGCCGTAACCCAAAATGCCGATATCGTAATTATTGATACCGCCGGTCGTTTGCACAACAAAGTCAATTTGATGAATGAGCTGACCAAAGTAAAACGCGTAATGCAAAAAGTAGTAGAAGATGCACCACACGATGTGATGCTGGTTTTAGACGGTTCGACCGGTCAAAATGCTTTTGAACAAGCCAAACAGTTTACTGCAGCCACTGAAGTGTCGTGTTTAGCTGTAACCAAATTAGACGGTACTGCCAAAGGCGGTGTAGTAATCGGAATCTCTGACCAATTTCAAATACCGGTAAAATACATAGGCGTAGGAGAAGGTATTGAAGATTTACAGGTTTTTAATAAATTTGAATTTGTAGATTCGTTTTTTAAATAAATAACATGAACAAAGCACTCTCTTTTTTTACTGAAGCCACTCCTTTAAAATTGGTTTTGATAAGTTTTATACTTTCAGGAATTGCTCATTTTATTGAAAAGCCATTGCCTAGTATTTTCTTGGGATTAAGGCTAATTGGCTTCTTATTATTTATCTACGCAGTGATAAAATATTTCAATAAAAAGTAATCCTTGCTATTGGTATAAATCATTGATTTTATCCCACAATTCATTATCAAAACCCGATAAGGCAAACGTTGGATTATCCGGATTGGCTACATCTCCCATTCGGATAATAACCATTTTCATACTCGGAACCACATAAATTTTTTGATCGTTTTTACCCAAAGCGGCATACATATCACTAGGCGCATTCGACATTAAGGTACCATTAAATTCAAATTGAAGACCGGGTAAGCGATAAGAAGATTTGCCATTCAACCACCACAAATAACCATATGCCTGATTTAAAGTTTGTGATGTTGTAGTAGCTTGGTTAAAGTAGTTACTGTTTACAATGGTTGTTCCGTTCCATTTTCCTTGATTTAACGACAACAAACCAAAACGTGCCATGTTTCTACTCGTACTCCAATAAACACTCAAACCATCGTTGTTAATCCAAGCGCCACCGGTCATTCCGATTCGGTCTCTCAGTTTCGTATTGAAATAATTGCTCCAAGTTTGCCCACTGGCTTGAGCTACTACATCTTGCAATTTTACATATACATTGTGGTATGCCCATCGGGTTCCTGCATCGGCTACATATTGTAAATTGGCCGGAGAAACATCATCTCCCAAAGCATCATTCAACCCTGAGTTCATAGATAATAAATTTTTACAAGTAATCAGGTTTTCCTTTGCCAATGGCGCACTCGTCCAACCGGTTCCCAAATAATCAGAAACTTTATTGTTTATGTTGATTAATCCTTCGTCTTGAGCAATTCCCGTGACAGTTGTTGTAAGTGTTTTTCCGGCGCTTGCCCAATACCAAGGTGTTGTTGCAGTATGTCCATTGAAATAATTTTCCATCACAATTCTTCCGTTGACCAAAATGATAAACGATTTGGTATTTTTCAGCTCCAAGTAATCTAATAATGGTTGAACGGCATTTTGATTCCAACCCAAGTCGGTTATAGATTTGGTTTCCCAAGTATTGCTGCCATCACTCGGCGGAAAGTACATTTGTTCGTTAATTGGTTCGCTTTCAGAAGAGTCTGAACTGCAATTCAACATTAAAAAGGAAACTAAAGCAAGTAGGTATATCTTTCTCATTTTATTGGAATTTTTTCTTTGGACTTTAAATGTACTAAATAGTTTAATGTTGATAATATTAATTTTTATTTTGCTCGCTTTCTAAACTTAAAAAATTAAATTTGTGAAAGCGTTAAAATACCATAACCATGAGAAGAATAGCTTTCGTATTTCTTACTTTTTTATTAATTTCTTGCCAAGCTGATGTCAAAAAGGAAGACTTGACTAAGCTTAACGGTTATTGGGAAATCAAGCAAGTGACTTTGGCCAATGGCGAAAATAAAGACTATAAAGTCAATGAAACCATCGATTTTTTTGAAGTTAAAAACAATGCGGGCTTTCGCCAAAAAGTAATGCCGCAATTTGACGGAACCTATAAAACCAACGGCATAAAAGAATGTATCATAGTGCTTCAAAAGAAGAGTGCTTTTTTTATAGAATACAAAACCAATTACCGTCAATGGAAAGAGGAAATCATTACTTTAGAAGATTCGACTTTGGTACTTAAAAACAAGCAAAACCTTATTTATACTTATAAAAAATTCAAACCTTTTTCTTTAAAGTAATGGCCAAAAGACTCAGCAACGAAAGTTCGATAGGCGACGTTTTAAAAGCGTTTATTGAGACCAATAAACTCCAAGGCGGTATGGACAAAATTGACGTGCAGCAAGCTTGGAAATCGTTGATGGGCAATGGTGTCAACAGTTATACCAAGGAAGTGGTTTTAAAAGGTTCAACTTTATACGTTTCTTTAACTTCAGCTGTTTTACGCGAAGAGTTGAGTTACGGCAAACAAAAAATCATCACCATGATTAATGAGGAATTGCGCAAAGAAGTGGTCAAAGATATAATCCTTCGTTAAGTGTTGGTTTCCAAATCTTTAATGTAGTCTTCGTATTCGTAGAAGAAAACTTCAAACTGCGTCATGGTATCGCTGAAGAACTCAAAAATCTCCGGCCAATTACTTTTGTTGTTTAGGCTTACGCCCAATTTTTCGACCCAAATTCTGCTAATCACTTTCCCGTTTTCCAGGTAAAAATTACGCTCTAATACCGCTTCCGACAAGTATTCTTCAAGCAAGATAGTTTTCAGGGATTCTATTTTTTCAAAATAAATTTTGCGCTTTTCTTCGTCTTTTGGCTCAATGTCTAAAAGCACTTGTGCCTTTTTATTATCGATATAAAATTTGAATGTAAAGTCTTTAATTTTAGTATCATACAACAACCATTTTCTCGGATAAGCTTCGGCAAATGCGGTCCAAAATTCCTTTTTGATGCGTTGGGCTTCTTCTTTGCTGTACATTTTATTAGTGTAAAAGTTGGTTTGGATTATTTTTTTAAGGTAACTTTATATTTCTAAAACTAGGTACGATGCACTTTGAGGAGTTTTTAAAATACACGCCAAAAATACAAAATGTCGCGCTACCCGCAACGCTTGCCCATGCAAAAATGGCACCGGCCAACCGATTAGATTTAATCAAAGCAACCGATTTTAGCAAAGTAACCCCAAAACAAGCCGCCGTATTGATGCTTCTTTATCCTAAAGCTTCGCAAACCCATTTGGCACTCATTCTTCGAACTAGTTATAACGGAGTACATTCTTCTCAAATTGCTTTTCCGGGTGGAAAGGTTGAGGATTTTGATGCCGATTTAAGCCAAACTGCACTCAGAGAAACCCATGAGGAAATAGGGGTTCATCCTAATAGTGTTAATGTCATTCGTGCTTTTACCGAAGTGTATATTCCACCGAGTAATTTTATGGTTTATCCTTATTTGGGTTATAGTGAAAGCGAATTGGAGTTTATTTTACAAGAAGATGAAGTAGCAGGTTTAGTTGAATTTCCTTTTGCCGATTTTATGGACGACAGTATCATTGTCAATACCACTATGAAAACCTCTTATGCCGGAAGTATTGAAGTGCCCGGATTTCAGGTAAAGGAACATTTCGTTTGGGGCGCAACAGCCATGATGTTGAGCGAATTGAAAGATACTCTTAAATTGGTTTTATAAGTTTTAGTTTTTGTAGATTTGCATCCCGAAACGTCGGGACTAAAAAATGAATTATGGGATTATTGAAACGAAATCCTTTTGGTCATATACTCTTTATCAAAAAATGGTTAATTCGTATCTTCGGAGCTTTGACGCACCGCAGGTATCGCGGTTTTAACGAACTTCATATCGAAGGTTCTGAAATCATCAAAGGCTTGCCTGATAAAAATGTACTCTTTATCTCCAATCACCAAACGTACTTTGCCGATGTCGTAGCCATGTTTCACGTGTTCAATGCCAGTCTATCAGGGCGAGTTGACAATATTAAAAACGTAGGCTATTTATGGCAACCCAAAATGAATATCTACTACGTTGCTGCCAGTGAAACCATGAAAGACGGTTGGTTGCCCAGAATTTTGGCCTATGTAGGCGCTATAACAGTGGAACGTACTTGGCGTTCAGGTGGTAAAGATGTTGAAGAAAAGCGAGAAGTTAATCCTAACGATACCGAAAATATTCGCATAGCACTTGAAGACGGTTGGGTAATTACCTTTCCGCAAGGAACGACCAAGTCTTTTAAACCGGTGCGCAAAGGAACGGCGCATATTATCAAACAACACAAACCTATCGTAGTGCCTATTGTAATTGACGGTTTCCGTCGGGCGTTTGACAAAAAAGGGCTACGGGTGAAAAAGAAAAATATCCTGCAATCCTTCATCATCAAAGAACCTTTGGTGATTGATTACGACAACGAAACCATAGAGCAAATTGTAGAAAAAGTAGAATATGCCATTGAGCAGCATCCTTCGTTCTTAAAAGTGATTCCCGCCGAAGAAATTGCCGAACAAGAGCGTCTCAATAAATTACGTAAATGGCAAGTGGATAAAGAAGATATTGTTGAAGAATAAAAAATCCCCTCGTATTGAGGGGATTTTTTTGTTGGGAGGTAATATTCATTTTTAATAGCAAATAAAAGAGGGTTAAGCCATTGCTAACTTATCACTTTTACTTGTCACGTATCTCTAAATTAATTTACCGCTTCTACCGTAAAACCTGCTTTTCGGAGCAAAGCAATTACGCCTTGTTTACCTCCTAGGTGTGCGGCTCCTACGCCAAAGAAAGTAGGTTTGGTTTTGGCAATTTTATCTATTCGGCTAATCCAATTATTGTTTCGGTTGTTGAGCATTATATCAATGTATTTTGACGTCATTACGTTCGGTGATTTCTCGGTAAAGGTCAACATGGCTTCCACATTTTCGGTTTGGTAAAGTGCCATCATTTCATTGAGCTCTGTTTTATCGCGTTGCATATTGTCTTTGGCGGTAATTACCAGTTCGTTCATTTGTTCTTTGTACGGTATGGCGTCAAAAACAGCCAACTGTTCGGCTACGGTTTCTAATCCTATCACTTCTTCGTTTTGCGCTTTGGCTATTGCCATCAATTCGGTTTCTACCGATTGCATTTCGCACCCCAACATTTTAGGATACAACATGGTGGCAATCATAAACGGTTTAACCGGGTTGAGGATTTCGGCAGAGTAGCCAATATTATTGGTCAAAAAAGCATCTACTATTTTAAAATCGGCTTCGGTGGTTAAGGATTTCATGGTTACACCATCTTTCATCATCATGCTGTTGAGCATTTGTCCTTGCATGCCGGGATCATCCATATCGAGTTCTAAGCAAAGTTGCTCGGTATTGTCTAAAGCTTTTTTTACTTTTTCCGAAAGCGTAGCATCACAAGTAATGTGAATGGTTCCGAATAGATAAGACGGTTTTGACAATCCGTTTCCGGAGATTTTCCACAAGAGCGAATTCTCACTTTTTTGGCCATAAGCCAAACCTATAAAAAGCGAACAAACAAACAGTAGTACTTTTTTCATATTATAAATCTATTTTTTTAAGTTCTTTATAATTGGCGTTGAGTTTGCGCAGCAGGATACCGTAAAGGAGTCGGTATATCAACCAAAATCCGCCAACAAATACCACTACAGTAGCTACTATCATACAGATGGTAATAGTCAGGGTATAGTAACTGTCTTCGTGGGCAATTTTATATTTCAACGGTGCCATTTCCGGATTGTAAACAAAGGCCATCACAAAGCCTAAAATGGTACTGATAAAAATCATAAACAAGTTGTACCAAACGTAATATTGTACCGTTTTCCGTGTTCTGATAATATCTTGCATCAACTGTTTGGTTGAAGTAATGGTGGAAATCTTAGCGTAGTTTCGGTAAAAGCTAAAAATAAACAGAACTACTACTACGTAATTTACATAGGTTAATATCTTTAGATAGACGGCAAAATTTTCGGCATGTAAATTTTTTATGGCTTCTTCGGTATTGAACAATATGCTAAATAAAGCCCATAGCGCAAACTCAAGTATGCTAATGATCAAAATCCATTTCACAATAGATGATGATTTCCTGTGTAGCATATTGTAAATCTCACTCTCCGAAACCTGCTCGTAAGAATGGGTGTCCTTTTTCCAGGCTTTTTTTAATAAATCCAACTCTTCCATAATCCTTAGGGATTTAATATCTTTTTTAATTTTCCTTTGATTCTGTTCATTTTTACACGGGCATTGACTTCGCTAATCCCCAATGTTTCTGATATTTCGGTGTAATCCTTATCTTCAAGATAAAGAAATACCAACGCTTTTTCAATATCATTCAACTGTTGCACCGCTTGGTACATCAATTTGATTTGTTCTTCTTCTTCTAAATTGTAATCTTCCTGACTTAAGAAATGTTTTTGTCCTTCGTAAGTAACTGTCGAAACGGTTCGAGTACTTTTTCGGTACAGTGTAATGGCAGTGTTTAATGCTACGCGATAAGCCCAAGTAGAAAATTTAGATTCTCCTCTAAACTTTGGGAAGGCTTTCCATAGCTGAATGGTTATTTCCTGAAACAGATCATTGTGCGCATCTTCGCCATTGGTGTATAACCGACATATCTTGTGGATGATGTTCTGGTTTTCCTTTAGCTGTTTTACAAATGATTGTTCTAGGTTGTCACTCATAGCCCGTTAGTAGTGTAAGTCCTTGTTTTGTTACACTTAGTAAAACTACATTTTTTATTATTCAAATTCAAGTTTCTAATTTCGCTATCTTTGCAGCAGAAAATTACCGTCACTCAAAATGAAAATAGGACATTACAACACGCTTACCATAGCCCGAGAAACCAAAGTCGGACTCTTTTTAACCGATGGCACGACCGATGTGTTACTTCCGTTAAAATATGTGCCAAAGGAATATACTATAGGCGATGAAATTATAGTGTTTGTATACCTTGACCACGAAGAAAGACCGGTGGCTACGACTTTGGAACCTTATATTTTGATGGATGAATTTGGTTTACTTCGCGTAAATTACGTCAATAAATTTGGGGCTTTTCTAGATTGGGGTTTGGAGAAAGACCTTTTTGTGCCCTTTAAAGAACAAGCCCGTCCAATGGAAAAAGGCAAACGCTATTTGGTATTTGCCTATATCGATGAAAAGACCAATAGAATCGTAGCTTCGAGTAAAACCAATCAGTTTTTGAATAATGATAATTTGACTGTTGCCGTAGGCGATGAGGTAGATTTGATTATTTCACATATTACAGAAGTTGGGATTAATGTAATTATCAACGACCAACATAAAGGGTTGCTTTACAAAGACCAAGTTTACGAGGATATAAAGCCAGGCGATAGAATGACGGGTTATATTAAAGCTATTCGTCCCGATAATAAAATAGATGTCACTTTGCATAAATTCGGTTACCGCAATGTAGAACCGAATGCCGAAAAAATACTAGACGAACTCAGAGCTAGCAGAGGTTTTTTACGTCTAACAGACAATAGCCATCCGGAAGATATCAAAACGGTATTGAAAATGAGCAAAAAGACTTTCAAGAAAGCCATTGGTGCCTTGTACAAAGAAAAGCGCATCGAACTTAAAGAAGACGGAATCTATTTGGTTCCTGAAGTTAAAATTTAAACTAATTTACTCTTTCATTTCTAACTCGGTCGGCACCGGAGTTTCAATTTCGGTTTTCTTTTGATAAAAAAGACTACTCACCATACTCAAGGTAGCATAAGGTCGGTTAGAATATTTATTGCCCAAACAAATCACGGTCACGGTATCTTTTTTGACCGGTATAAAGGAGGTATTATTGCCATGCCACCAGCCGTTGTGGTAAACCATTTTTTCTCCGTTTGGAGGTAAAAAGCGCATGCGCATGCCTAAGCCATAATCTTTTATTGGTTTGGCAACCTTAGCGGCGCTATAACCGTAATAAGCTTCTTGCAATAATTCGGGTTTGATGAAATCCGAAGAGTAAGTGGCCAAATCAAACTTCACTAAATCTCTGGGTGTTGAGTAAATGTTTTTATCACCATGCAAGTTGTCATATTGATCCCAAGGAAAAATATTGCTGCCACGGTAAGATTTACAAACGGTATCTCGGTCGGTTTCATAATTAAAAACAAAAGTGTTTTTCATACCAAGCGGTTTGAAAATCAGGGTTTGCATGGCGTCGCGAAAGTTTTGACCGGTAGCTCTTTCGATGACTAGGGCCAAAATGACATAGTTGGTATTGCAATAATCAAAGCGGGTATTATCAGCAAAAACGGGTTTGAATTTTTGCTTGATCATCAAATCCAAAATATCTTTATTAGTCAACACCTTTTTTCGGTTCCAGGCTTTTTTCATTATACCGGGAAAGTTGGAGTAGTGCGGCAAACCGCTTCTGTGGTTCAGCAAAGTCCTGATGGTGGTGTTTTTATAAGGGAATTTCGGAATCCAATCGGTTACTTTTTGGTCGAGCATAATATTGTCGTCTTGTACCAATTTTAAGATGGCTGTAGCCGTCAAAACTTTGCTCACAGAAGCCAAGTGAATAGCGGTATTGGCATCGATTTTTTTTCCGGTTTTGGCATTGGAAAATCCCCTGTAATCTTCATAAATGATTCGGCCGTTTTTGGCCACCAAAAAACTTCCGCTGTAGTAAGGCGAATTGATGAATTTGTGGTAAAATGAATCAATTTTGGGTTTCTTTTCGTTGATGTAAGCTTCTGAAACCAAGCCGAATTTGACATTAAAAGGAATTGTAATCAGAGTAGTGTCAAGATTTGCAAGGTTTTCAGAAACGAATTGTCGGGTTCCGACCATTGGGCCGGAAAAATACAATAGCGTGCTTAGAAAAAAGGAAATCAGGGTAAGCTTCATGGTTGCAATAATACCAATATTTAACCGAAATTAAAACCTTTAAATTCTAAATCGTTGTTAATCTTTCCAACTTTTGTTAACAAAAAACCGCCTCTTGAAGGAGGCGGTTTTGAGGAATTAAATTTTAACTTTTATAGGTAACATGAATAAGGTTCTAACCGGTTTTCCGTTTTTTACACCCGGTTCCCATTTTACTTTGGAAGCTTTCAGCAAGCGAATGGCTTCTTTTTCTAACTGGTAATTGGTACTGCGTATGGCTTTTATATCGGTCAATGTGCCGTCTTTTTCTATTACAAATGACATCATAACACTCATCGTTACATCGCCATCTTCTTCAATTTCAGGTCTTTCAAATTTTCGAACTACATATTCGTAGAATTTTTCTATACCGCCCGGATATTTCGGAAGTACATCAAGATTGTTGGTGGTTTCATAACCCGGACCACTCGGAACGTCTACGGGATTATTGTTTCCGCCTTCAACGCCGGAAGTGATTGGGATTGTTCCGGTGCCATTGCCTTCAGATGGTGGTGGTGTTTCTTTGAGTTCATTGTTGGTTGGTACATTGTCTGTCGCGTTTTCGGTATCGGTAACGACCATGTTGGAAAGATTGTTGGGCTCAACACTATTTGGAGCTTGTTGCTCTTTTTGGGGAGCCGCCGGTTTTTCTATTTCAGGTTTAGATGTTAAATCAACCGGGGTAATTTGGTTGTCATCTATTACAATTACAGGTCCGTCATGAGGAACATCACTAAAGGAAGTCAAGAACAGCCCACCGCCAATGGCAGTTAAAAAGAAAGCGACACCACCGATAAGAGCAAATAATGAGGTTTTGGCATTTTCTTGACGCAACTGGTAGGCGCCGTAGGCTTTGTTTTTGCCTTCAAAAACCAGATCGATCCAGTTTCTTTCATAAATACTAACGTTTGACATAATTATATGGTTTTAGAGTTAAGTATTTATACTACATAAGCGAAGTGTTTAAAGTTATAACGCAGGAAATATTAAAATAGTATAAATAATGTTAAATATTTATCTATATAGAGGTAGTATTCCGCTAAAAGGTTGGAAAGATTTAAATAAATCTGGGCAAAAAAAGAAAATTATCTTTTGCTTTCGATGATTTCCGCCAATAATTTTTTGGCGCGAAGCAATTTGATTTTAACGTTGCTCAGGGGTTCGTTCAGCTGTTCTGCAATTTCCTGATAACTCATTTCCTGAAAATAACGCAACTGAATGACTTCCTGATAATGTGGTTTTAATTCTTTGATGAATTGGAGTAGGCGAGACAGGTTTTGTTCAGTAATCAATTCGTCTTCGGCAGAAGGAGAACTATCGGCTACGTTGTAGGCTTGTTGGTCTTCTTCATCGGTAATTTCCACAAAAACGGTCGATTTTTTTTTGCGGAGCATATCGATGTGCACATTTTTGGCAATGGCAATCAACCAAGTATTGAATTGAAATTCGGGGTTGTAAGTCGCAATTTTGTCAAAAGCTTTAGAGAAAGTTTCAATAGTAATGTCTTCCGAATCGGTTTCGTTTTCCGTTCGTTTGAGCATAAAGCCATACACTTCGTTCCAATAATGGTCGAGCAAAAAGGTAAACGCTACTTGGTCACCTTTCTTGGCTTTCTCTATGTATTTGTTTATTTCCAATGCACCGGTTTTGAGAACGTATTGGTGATGAATACATTCAATTGGGTGAAAATTAAAACAATTTCTATGATGGGAAACCAATACATCACATCTTTTTCTTTAAGCTTTCCGGCCGCAAATCCCATGGATAGCCACGCAAATAAATAGCGGAAGCCAATGATACTCACCACAGCAATCCACTGAAATTGAAATACCAACAAGACTATTGGTAGCAATAAAAACAACAATTGAGAAGCGTAGAATAACCCCAATTGGTTGCGGTCAAACATTTTATAGTGTTTGGCGGTTGATACATGACGGCGTTTTTGGGTAAACCAATCCTTGAATGATTTTTTGGGCTCCGAATAGGTAAAGCTGTCTTGTAAATAACAAATGGCTGTGTTTTCTCCGGTTGCGGCTTGGTTGATAAACAAATCGTCATCTCCGGAACGGATTTTCATATGATCCATAAAACCACGCACTTTAAAAAACTCTTCGCGTTTGTAGGCCATGTTACGTCCAACTCCCATATAAGGTTTCCCTATTTTGGCCCAAGAAAAATATTGGGTTGCTGTTAATAGCGTTTCAAAACGGATGATTTTATTCAAAAACGAATTGGCAATTTTTTCATAAGCGCCATAACCCAAAACGATATTTTTTTGTGCTGTAAACTGTGAACTCATGCTCGTAATCCAATCTTTGGAAGTCGGATAGCAATCGGCATCGGTAAACAATAAGTATTCGTATTTTGCGGCTTTGATTCCCAATGTCAAGGCGAATTTTTTATTACCCCAAAAGGCTTCGTTATTTTCTACTTTGACCAATTTAATGTTGGGATATTGTTTTTCAAATGCCTCAAAAATCTCTAAGGTATTATCGCTCGAGGCATCATCAATCAATACGATTTCAAAAGTGTGGTAATTTTGTTCTGCCAACAGCGGTACAAATTGCTGCACATTCTCTTCTTCATTTTTAGCACAAACAATCACTGAAATCGGTACTCTTTTCGGAGTTACAGTTTGTGGTTTAGCAAAAGAAAATTTGCCAAATACTACAACATAATATAAGAATTGAATAACTACAACGGCGATGAATAGACAGAATAGAGCTAATAACATAGGCTTTTTTTGACTTTAAAAAGGTGTGCAAATGTAGTTATTCTAACCGCAATAATCAAGGGATTTTTAACAAATTCCTATCGGTTCTTTTTCATTTCGTTGGCAATGTCAATGGCCTGATGGTCATTGGTTTTTTCGAGTTCGGAGATGATGTTTTGGTAGTTTTTATCATCTCGATTTTGGGATAATTTCTTTTGGGCTTCGATACCGGTGACTTCGATTTCAAAAGCAATAATTCCTCGGGCTTCCCGCATGGTTTTTTCGGATAGATTTTCGACACGAACCGGTTTCTCTGATTTGACTTCGTATTTATCGACTAATTTTTTAAGTGAATTGACTGCTTGTTCGTGGTTGTAAATGGTCACTTTTCCGTAAACATGTACGGCCAGATAATTCCAGGTTGGTACATTTTCATGGTCATACCAAGAAGAAGAAATATAAGTATGCGCTCCCGAAAAAATAGCCAATACTTCATCACTGTTCTTAAAACTTTCTGCTTGTGGGTTGAGTTTAGAGACGTGTCCGACTAAAATTAGATTACCGTTTTCATTCACATCCAAGACTAACGGTATGTGCGTTGCCCATAATTTTCCATTGGTTTGGTTGACTAAAATCGCAAAGCCGTTTTGATGCAAGAAGTTTTGAATGTCTTCTTGGTTTTCGTTTTTGTATAAGTCGGGGATGTACATTTTTAGGGATTAGTTAAAAGGGATAAGGGATTAGTATATTGAGTGATTAGGAAACTTATCCCTTTTCCCTAATCCCTTTTAACTTTTTAAATCACATTCACTTCGGCTTCAATCGCGATGCCGAATTCTTTTAAAATCGCAGCTTGAATATCCTTTGAAACGGCCAAGATTTCTTGTCCGGTCGCGTTGCCGTAATTCACTAAAACCAATGCTTGATTTTTATGTATTCCCGCGTCACCAAAGCGTTTGCCTTTGAATCCGGCTCTTTCTATTAACCAACCGGCAGGCACTTTAACTTCGGTTTCCGAAACCACGTAATGCGGCATTTCCGGATGCAAAGCATGTGCTTTTTCGAAATCGGCTTTTGAAATAATCGGATTTTTAAAGAAACTACCGCTATTACCGAGTTCTTTCGGGTCGGGCAATTTGCTCTGGCGAATGGCAATTACGGCGTTGGAAAC
Protein-coding sequences here:
- a CDS encoding serine hydrolase domain-containing protein; translated protein: MKLTLISFFLSTLLYFSGPMVGTRQFVSENLANLDTTLITIPFNVKFGLVSEAYINEKKPKIDSFYHKFINSPYYSGSFLVAKNGRIIYEDYRGFSNAKTGKKIDANTAIHLASVSKVLTATAILKLVQDDNIMLDQKVTDWIPKFPYKNTTIRTLLNHRSGLPHYSNFPGIMKKAWNRKKVLTNKDILDLMIKQKFKPVFADNTRFDYCNTNYVILALVIERATGQNFRDAMQTLIFKPLGMKNTFVFNYETDRDTVCKSYRGSNIFPWDQYDNLHGDKNIYSTPRDLVKFDLATYSSDFIKPELLQEAYYGYSAAKVAKPIKDYGLGMRMRFLPPNGEKMVYHNGWWHGNNTSFIPVKKDTVTVICLGNKYSNRPYATLSMVSSLFYQKKTEIETPVPTELEMKE
- a CDS encoding energy transducer TonB, with translation MSNVSIYERNWIDLVFEGKNKAYGAYQLRQENAKTSLFALIGGVAFFLTAIGGGLFLTSFSDVPHDGPVIVIDDNQITPVDLTSKPEIEKPAAPQKEQQAPNSVEPNNLSNMVVTDTENATDNVPTNNELKETPPPSEGNGTGTIPITSGVEGGNNNPVDVPSGPGYETTNNLDVLPKYPGGIEKFYEYVVRKFERPEIEEDGDVTMSVMMSFVIEKDGTLTDIKAIRSTNYQLEKEAIRLLKASKVKWEPGVKNGKPVRTLFMLPIKVKI
- a CDS encoding RNA polymerase sigma factor; translated protein: MEINKYIEKAKKGDQVAFTFLLDHYWNEVYGFMLKRTENETDSEDITIETFSKAFDKIATYNPEFQFNTWLIAIAKNVHIDMLRKKKSTVFVEITDEEDQQAYNVADSSPSAEDELITEQNLSRLLQFIKELKPHYQEVIQLRYFQEMSYQEIAEQLNEPLSNVKIKLLRAKKLLAEIIESKR
- a CDS encoding glycosyltransferase, whose product is MLLALFCLFIAVVVIQFLYYVVVFGKFSFAKPQTVTPKRVPISVIVCAKNEEENVQQFVPLLAEQNYHTFEIVLIDDASSDNTLEIFEAFEKQYPNIKLVKVENNEAFWGNKKFALTLGIKAAKYEYLLFTDADCYPTSKDWITSMSSQFTAQKNIVLGYGAYEKIANSFLNKIIRFETLLTATQYFSWAKIGKPYMGVGRNMAYKREEFFKVRGFMDHMKIRSGDDDLFINQAATGENTAICYLQDSFTYSEPKKSFKDWFTQKRRHVSTAKHYKMFDRNQLGLFYASQLLFLLLPIVLLVFQFQWIAVVSIIGFRYLFAWLSMGFAAGKLKEKDVMYWFPIIEIVLIFTQLNVFITNTFSKPVHWK
- a CDS encoding FMN-binding negative transcriptional regulator — protein: MYIPDLYKNENQEDIQNFLHQNGFAILVNQTNGKLWATHIPLVLDVNENGNLILVGHVSKLNPQAESFKNSDEVLAIFSGAHTYISSSWYDHENVPTWNYLAVHVYGKVTIYNHEQAVNSLKKLVDKYEVKSEKPVRVENLSEKTMREARGIIAFEIEVTGIEAQKKLSQNRDDKNYQNIISELEKTNDHQAIDIANEMKKNR